The DNA sequence AGATTCCTCTAGAGGCCTTCTTTCGCTCACGAACGGCGAGTGACCCTGCCGGGATTCGAACCCGAGTTTGTGCCGTGAGAGGGCACCGTCCTAACCGCTAGACGACAGGGCCGATGAACTGGCCTTCCAACAAAAAAGGCCCCCAGATTCCTCTAGAGGCCTTCTTTCGCTCACGAACGGCGAGTGACCCTGCCGGGATTCGAACCCGAGTTTGTGCCGTGAGAGGGCACCGTCCTAACCGCTAGACGACAGGGCCGTTACGTTTGCAACACGCTCCGACTTCGAGCGCTTCCTACCGTCTCCACCTTCATGCGTCAATCGGAGACTTGAGCTGGGGAACTAGGATTCGAACCTAGATAAGCAGAGTCAGAGTCTGCTGTCCTGCCGTTAGACGATTCCCCAAGGACTGCGGCGGCGCTTCTACTACCAACTGAACTGCCGAACTTCAACTACTTCTACTTCGTTTTTCGTCCCGGCTTCGACTCCGGCTTCTTCACCGGCTTCGGGGCCTGCTGCAGCGGCACCACGTAGATGCGAACCTCTTCATTGTTCGCCTCGTAAATATTCAGCCCCTCGAAGTTCTTCCCCGTGGGGTTGCTGATGTGGACCGCCTTCACGCCCGGCTGGTTGACGATGGACTTCCGAGGGTAGCTGGAAGCCGGATACACCGACTTGTAGTAATCCAGCGTCGCCTCGAAGTCGCGTGGCGCCCGGTACCGATTCTCCCCGACCTTCTGGGAGCCGTCCGGAAGTTGAGCGCCGCTGACCACCTCGGCTCCCGCCACCGTCACCCAGAGGGCCAACAGCACCCCCCCGAGCGGGCGCGCTTTATAGGAATGCCGTCGCAGGGTGTCAAGCCGTCGCATCATTGGTCGCGAAGATAGGCGCCGGGCGGGCGCGCGTCCACCGGCTTCACGCGCCCGCTGACTGAAGAATGCGCTCAGGCTCAGGCGGTGCGCGCCAGGGCCGAGTCGATGCGACGCAGGGCCTCGTCGCGGCCCACGAGCATCAGCGTCTCGCCGATGCCCGGGCTCGTCGTGTTGCCGGTGACGGCCACGCGCAGCGGCTGGGCGACCTTGCCCATGCCCACGGCCGCCTGCTCACTCACGGCCTTCACGACGGCGTCCACCGCGTCGGTGCTCCACGCGGGCAGGGCAGCGAGCTGCTCCTTCACCTGGGCCAGCAGCTTGAGCGAGTCCCCGGTGAGGTGCTTGGCCGCGGCCTTCTCGTCCAGGGTGACGCCCGAGCGGAAGTAGATGGTCGCGGTGGTGGCCATCTCCTCCAGCGTCCGAGCGCGCTCGCGCAGGGCCAGCACCAGCGGCTCCAGGCGCGCGTCGCCCTTCGCCGAGATGCCCTTGGCCTCGAGGAAGGGCACGAGCCGCTCCGCGACGGTGGCCGGCGGCAGGAGCTTGAACCACTGCTGGTTCAGCCACAGGAGCTTCTCCGGGTTCCACACGCCCGAGGTGCTGCCCACGTCCGCGAAGTCGAACCACTCGAGCATCTGCTCGCGCGAGATGACCTCGTCGTTGCCGTGGCCCCAGCCCAGCCGGATGACGAAGTTGAGCAGCGCCTCCGGCATGATGCCGTTGCGCTTGTGCAGCATCACGTCCGCCTCGGGGTGCTTGCGCTTGGAGAGCTTCTCGCGATCCGGGCCGAGGATGAGCGGCAGGTGCGCGAACTCCGGCGGAGTCCACCCCAGCGCCTGGTACAGCATGAGCTGCGGGAAGGTGCTGTTGACGTGCTCCTGGCCGCGCGACACCAGGGTGATGTCCATCAGGTGATCATCGATGACGCAGCCGAAGTTGTAGAGCGGGATGCCGTCCGCGCGGAGCATGACCCAGTCATCCAGGTCCGAGTACGGCTTGGTGATGACGCCCAGCACCTTGTCGTCGAACGACACGGTGCCCTCCTCGCGGGGCATCTTGAAGCGAATCACCGCGTCCTCGACGCGACGGCCCGCGGGCGGGGCCTTCAGCTCGCGGCACGTGCCCTCGTACTTGTACGCGCGCTTCTCTTTCTCGGCCGCCGCTCGGCGCGCCTCCAGGTCCTCGCGGGTGCAGTAGCACCGGAAGGCCTTGCCCTCGGCGATGAGGCGCTCGGAGTGGGTGCGGTACGTGTCCAGCCGCTGCGTCTGGAAATAGGGACCGTACTTGCCCTCCTTGCCCGGGCCCTCGTCCCACTCCAATCCCAGCCACTTCAGTCCATCCAGGATGGCTTGCACCGACTCCGGGGTGGACCGCTCCTGATCCGTATCCTCCATGCGCAGCATGAAGTTGCCGCCGAAGCGGCGCGCGTAGAGGTAGTTGAAGAGGGCCGTCCGGGCGCCTCCGATGTGGAGGTATCCAGTAGGGGACGGGGCAAAGCGGACACGGGGAGCTTGGGCCATAGGCAAGCGCGCGGGATAGCAGTTGGACACCAGGGGGTCAACGCAAGCCACCCCTTGCTCGATGCGCGCGTGGGGCGGTGGGGATAGGCTGCGCCGCCAAGGAGACACTTCATGTCGATTCGTCACGTACTTTGCACGGTGCTGCTGGTGGGGCTGCTCGTGGGACGGCCGGCGGAGGCCACGACCTTGCTTCGCGCGGACCTCACCTCGCTGGCGCGGGGCTCGGACGCCGTGGTCCACGGCATCGTCCAGCGCGTGCAGAGTCGGTGGAGCGGGGACGGCATGCGGATCGTCACCGACGTGGAGGTGGAGGTGACGGAGTCCCTCAAGGGACAGCCCGGAGGCACGGTGCTCATCACCCAGCCGGGTGGACGGGTGGGGGACCTGGGGCAGGTGGTGAGTGGACTCGCGAGCTTCTCGCCGGGCGAGGAGGTAGTGCTCTTCCTGGAGAAGAAGGGCGCGTCCTCCTTCCGGGTGTCCGGCATGGCGCAGGGCAAGTATCAGGTGCAGCGTGGCGCGGACTCGCGCTCCGCCATGGCCGTGCCCGCTTCGCTCGGGGACGCGGTGGTGCTGGATCCCCAGACGCGCGAGGTCTCGCAGTCGTCCGCTCAGTCCATGACGCTGGAGGCGCTGAAGGCCGCCATTCGCGCGGCCCTGCAGGAGGCGAAGTGATGCTCGCGCTCGCCTCGTGGGTGGTGGCGCTCGCGCTGGGGCAGGCGTCGGATCCGTATGTCCGCAGCCGCGTGGTCGCGGGCGACTCCTCCTCCCAGGCCTTGTTCTGGAACCAGCCGCGCATCGACTGGCAGCAGAGCAGCCTGGGCAATCCGAACCTGAACCCGCACACCGAATTCGATGCGGTGCGCGCGGCCTTCAAGAGCTGGCAGACCCTGTTCACCCGCTGCGGCAACCTGGACTTCGCAGAGGGGCCGCTCGTGGACGCGCGCAAGGTGGGCTTCACGCGCGGCGGGGACAACCAGAACCTCGTGCTCTTTCGCATGACCCGCTGCAAGAGCTTCGTGGCGTCCACGGATGCGTGCTGGAAAGCGGAGACGTGCGCCAACCAGTACGACTGCTGGGATGACGACGATGGCACGCTCGCCGTCACGGTCACCACCTATGACGAGCGCTCGGGCATCATCCGCGACTCGGACATCTCCTTCAACGCGGCGACCTATACGTTCACGACGGGCAGCGGCGCGCCATGCATTCTGGTGCCCGGCCCGGACTGCGCCTCCACCGACGTGCAGAACACCGCCACGCACGAGATTGGTCACATGGTGGGGCTGGACCACACGCGCGCGGCGGGCTCCATCATGAACCGGAGTTCGTCGCCCGGTGAGCTGTCCAAGCGGGTCATCGACAGCGGGTCGAGCGAGTTCGTCTGCGTCACCTATCCCAAGGGCGGCGTGAGCCAGTCGTCGCCCCATCCCGTGGTTGACCTGGAGCTGGGACACAAGGCCGGTTGCGACGCCGCGGGAGGCGGATTCTCGGCGCTGGCGGTGTTGGGGCTGGGTGTGCTCGCGCGCTCGCGCCGGCGAGGTGTCCGGTGAAGAGGAGCCGCCTGCTGCTGCTGATCGCCTGCGCGGTCGCTGGGGTCGCGGGGGCGCAGCAGGGGTTGTCCTTTCGGCGCACGGCGGTGCGCGGGCGTCCGCTGTGTCTGATGTGGCCGGGGCGCGATTACGTCTATCACCTGGACGCGGCGGGGACTTCGCGCACGCCGCGAGACGCGGCGGTCACGGCCATCGAAGCGGCCTTCGACAGCTGGCGTGCCCTGTCCGCCTCGTGCAGCGACTACCGCTTCATCCGGGGCGACGACTGGACGCTGCCGGTGTCCGCTGGCTACGACAAGGAACACCCCGCCGACAGCTACAACGTCATCCTCTTCCGCGACCGCGCCTGCCAGGACGTGGTCGCGATGGATGACCCGTGCTGGGACGCGGAGACGTGCGGCAACCTCTACTCGTGCTGGCAGCACGGCCCCGCGACCATCGGGCTCACCACGTCCACCTTCAGCTTCACGGATGGGCGCGTGCTCGACGCGGACATCGAGCTGAACTCGTCGCAGCCGGGCGGCGGCACGGGGTTCCTCTTCACCACGGTGAACGCTCCGGTGTGCTCGGGCCCCGCGCAGCCCACGTGCGTCGCGACCGACCTGCAGAACACGCTGACGCATGAGATTGGCCACGTCGTGGGCCTGGACCATGTGGACGACCGGGGCTCCACGATGGAGGCCACCGCACCCCAAGGGGAGACCGCCAAGCGGGTCATCGACTCGGGCTCGGCGCGGGGCTTCTGCTCCACCTATCCGCGCGGGCTTCCTCCCACGCAGTGCGAGCCGCCGAAGGATGCAGGCATGAAGCTCGTGGTGGACGGCCGAGGCACGGGCTGCGCGAGCACGGGGCCAGGCTCGGCGTTGGTGGGTCTAGTGCTCGGGGCCGGGGTGCTCCTGCGCCGTCGGGGCCGCCGGGCGGGCGGTTGAGTGGACGGCCCCCCAAGGGGCTGCCGATACCGGTTCGCGCGGTTTAAGGTAGGGGCGTGGCCGTCGCCTTCTTCGATCTCGACAAGACGCTGCTCGCGGCGAATTCCGGCTCCCTGTGGATCCGCCGGGAGCTCGCGCTCGGGCACATCACGCGCCTGCAGGCGGTGCGCGCGAGCCTGTGGATCGCCCGCTACCACCTGGGCTTTGTCTCCATGCAGGACGCGGTGCAGCGGGCCATCTCGTTCCTCGCGGGCACGGACGCCGAAGCGCTTCATTCGCGCACGCGGGCCTTCTACGCGGAGGAGGTTCGCCCCCTCTACCGTCCCGGCGCGCTGCGCGCGGTGGAGGCGCATCGGAGCGAGGGAGACCGGCTGGTCCTCCTGACCTCCTCCTCGGGCTACCTGTCCGACCTGGTGGCCGCCGAGCTGCGCCTGGATGCCGTGCTGTGCAATCGCTTCGAGATCGGGAGCGATGGCCTGCACACCGGGCGCCCCCTGGGACCCATCTGCTTTGGCGAGGGCAAGCGAACCCACGCGGAGACCTACGCGCGCTCGGTGGGCGTGCCGCTGTCCGCGTGCGCCTTCTACACGGACTCGTATTCGGACCTGTCCGTGCTGGCGGTGGTGGGGCGGCCGGTGGTGGTGCACCCGGATCATCGCCTGCGGCGCGAGGCGCAGCGGCGGGGCTGGCCCGTGGTGGATTGGGGCGTGCCGGGAGCGAGCCGCGTGCTCGAGTCTCCCAGCCTGCCCACCGCCGGAACGTGAGCGGTGAAGGGCCCGGGCCGCCCGCGTGGACGGCCCGGAGCCTCGTGCGTCAGCGGCGCGGCATCACGAGTCGCATGGTGAACGTGTAGTCCACGTTCACCGGACGGCCCTGGTACTGGATGGGCTTGTAGGTGCGCGACTGCAGGGCCGTGAGGACGACCTGCTCCATGCCCGTCACCATCTTCAGGGCGCGACAGTTCTGCACCTTGCCCTTGTTGGTGATGGTACAGCGCACCGCGACGAGTCCCTCGGCCTTCGCGGCCAGCGCCTCGCGCGTGTACGCGATGGGCTTGCCGTCATCCTCGGGGATGGGTCGCTCCATGTCGTTGTTGAACGGGATGATCGCGTCGGGGTCCTTCGCGATGAGGACGTGGGCGGGAATCACGGGCACCGCCAGGCTCCCCACCGCGCCCGCCTGCGCCGCCGCCGCGGTGCCCACGGCCGCCGCGGACTTGTTGTCCACCGGAGTGGACGCGGGCGCTTGCGCCGTGGCGGGAGCGGCCGCCATCAGCACGGGCGCGGCCATTCCGCCCGCCGTCACGGGCGCCAGGTTCTCGAAGTCCTCGGGCGTGGTGGCGTTGGCCAGCTCCACGCGGCTGCCTCCGCCTCCGCCTCCGCCGCCCCGCTTGCGCGCCAGCTTCTGCGAGAGCACCACCTCGCCGGAGCCGCCGGTGATGACTGTCTCCGTCTGGTAGCCCTCGAGCTGGAAGGTCAGCTCCGCCGTCACGCTGCCCTCGGTGCCCAGCGGCACCTCCAGGGTGAACGGCGTGATGCCGCGCTCGCGTCCCTTGTAGTAGACGCGCGCGCCGTTCGGCTGGCTCATCAGCTTGAAGCGCACCTTGCCGGCGCCCACGGGCGCGGTCGGCTCGGGCGCGGGGGCGGGGACCGCGGGCGCGGGGGCCTGGGCCACTTCCACCGGCTTCTTGTCCTCGGCCGGGCCGCGCATGAAGAAGAGCGCGCCCGCGAGCACTCCCGCCACCACCACGCCGCCCACCAGTCCACCCATCAGCAACGTGCGCTGACGGGCGCGCTGGACCGCGCGGGGGACTTCGACGCTGATGTCCACGGCCAGCGTGTCGCCCCCCTCGCTGGTGCCCGCCACGTTGGAGAACAACGGCGAGGCATACGGCCCCGTCGTGGGGGGCGAGGGGTAGGGGCCCGTCGTCGACGAGCCACCGGGCCGCTTGAACACGCCGCTGCTTCCGCCCGCGGACATGGTGGCCTCGCGCAGGCCCTCCAGCAGCTCGTCCATGCTCTGGTAGCGGCGCGCGGGGTCCTTCTCCAGACAGCGCCGCACCACCAGCTCGATCTCGGGCGGCACGGAGATGTCCGGGCGCAT is a window from the Myxococcaceae bacterium JPH2 genome containing:
- a CDS encoding glutamate--tRNA ligase gives rise to the protein MAQAPRVRFAPSPTGYLHIGGARTALFNYLYARRFGGNFMLRMEDTDQERSTPESVQAILDGLKWLGLEWDEGPGKEGKYGPYFQTQRLDTYRTHSERLIAEGKAFRCYCTREDLEARRAAAEKEKRAYKYEGTCRELKAPPAGRRVEDAVIRFKMPREEGTVSFDDKVLGVITKPYSDLDDWVMLRADGIPLYNFGCVIDDHLMDITLVSRGQEHVNSTFPQLMLYQALGWTPPEFAHLPLILGPDREKLSKRKHPEADVMLHKRNGIMPEALLNFVIRLGWGHGNDEVISREQMLEWFDFADVGSTSGVWNPEKLLWLNQQWFKLLPPATVAERLVPFLEAKGISAKGDARLEPLVLALRERARTLEEMATTATIYFRSGVTLDEKAAAKHLTGDSLKLLAQVKEQLAALPAWSTDAVDAVVKAVSEQAAVGMGKVAQPLRVAVTGNTTSPGIGETLMLVGRDEALRRIDSALARTA
- a CDS encoding matrixin family metalloprotease, which produces MLALASWVVALALGQASDPYVRSRVVAGDSSSQALFWNQPRIDWQQSSLGNPNLNPHTEFDAVRAAFKSWQTLFTRCGNLDFAEGPLVDARKVGFTRGGDNQNLVLFRMTRCKSFVASTDACWKAETCANQYDCWDDDDGTLAVTVTTYDERSGIIRDSDISFNAATYTFTTGSGAPCILVPGPDCASTDVQNTATHEIGHMVGLDHTRAAGSIMNRSSSPGELSKRVIDSGSSEFVCVTYPKGGVSQSSPHPVVDLELGHKAGCDAAGGGFSALAVLGLGVLARSRRRGVR
- a CDS encoding matrixin family metalloprotease yields the protein MKRSRLLLLIACAVAGVAGAQQGLSFRRTAVRGRPLCLMWPGRDYVYHLDAAGTSRTPRDAAVTAIEAAFDSWRALSASCSDYRFIRGDDWTLPVSAGYDKEHPADSYNVILFRDRACQDVVAMDDPCWDAETCGNLYSCWQHGPATIGLTTSTFSFTDGRVLDADIELNSSQPGGGTGFLFTTVNAPVCSGPAQPTCVATDLQNTLTHEIGHVVGLDHVDDRGSTMEATAPQGETAKRVIDSGSARGFCSTYPRGLPPTQCEPPKDAGMKLVVDGRGTGCASTGPGSALVGLVLGAGVLLRRRGRRAGG
- a CDS encoding HAD family phosphatase, coding for MAVAFFDLDKTLLAANSGSLWIRRELALGHITRLQAVRASLWIARYHLGFVSMQDAVQRAISFLAGTDAEALHSRTRAFYAEEVRPLYRPGALRAVEAHRSEGDRLVLLTSSSGYLSDLVAAELRLDAVLCNRFEIGSDGLHTGRPLGPICFGEGKRTHAETYARSVGVPLSACAFYTDSYSDLSVLAVVGRPVVVHPDHRLRREAQRRGWPVVDWGVPGASRVLESPSLPTAGT
- a CDS encoding TonB family protein is translated as MIKGDSPNPAEAPGPDPLIGRTLNGRFSIQEPLGLGGMGKVYRALQAPLDRMVALKVLNPNFPSSRDPGFQKRFLREASLTSKLRHPNTVTVIDYGQTDDGIYYIAMEYLEGRTLAQVLGQVGPLPWQRAISIAQQVCRSLREAHSLGIIHRDLKPANIMILNEQDQDLVKVLDFGLVKSVAPAQEGPVSPEITQNGTFLGSPQYMAPEQARNVADARSDVYSLGIVLFQMMMARPPFIARDHIELIFAHYKEPPPTFQAMRPDISVPPEIELVVRRCLEKDPARRYQSMDELLEGLREATMSAGGSSGVFKRPGGSSTTGPYPSPPTTGPYASPLFSNVAGTSEGGDTLAVDISVEVPRAVQRARQRTLLMGGLVGGVVVAGVLAGALFFMRGPAEDKKPVEVAQAPAPAVPAPAPEPTAPVGAGKVRFKLMSQPNGARVYYKGRERGITPFTLEVPLGTEGSVTAELTFQLEGYQTETVITGGSGEVVLSQKLARKRGGGGGGGGSRVELANATTPEDFENLAPVTAGGMAAPVLMAAAPATAQAPASTPVDNKSAAAVGTAAAAQAGAVGSLAVPVIPAHVLIAKDPDAIIPFNNDMERPIPEDDGKPIAYTREALAAKAEGLVAVRCTITNKGKVQNCRALKMVTGMEQVVLTALQSRTYKPIQYQGRPVNVDYTFTMRLVMPRR